The genomic DNA GGTGTCAATCCACACCCCGCTGACCGACCGCACCCGGGGCATCATCGACGCCCGGGCGCTCGGACTGATGAAAGCCTCGGCCATCCTGGTCAACACCTCGCGCGGTCCGGTGGTTGACGAGCCAGCGCTGATTGACGCCCTGCGCACCAGACAGATTGCCGGCGCCGGGCTTGACGTGTTTGCCGCCGAGCCGATGCCGACCGACAGTCCGCTGCTTGATCTGGACAATGTGGTTGTCACGCCCCACATCGCCGGCGTCACCCTCGACACCTGGGCGCGGCGTATCAGCTTTGGTTTTGCCAATATCCAGCGGGTGGCCGCCGGACAGGCGGCCGAGTCGATCATCGGCGGCGGACAGGGCTGAGCCGCGACGGGGCGGCTTAGCGGCGGCGGAAGGTGATGCGGCCCCGGTCCAGGTCGTACGGAGACAGCTGGACGGTGACGGTATCGCCCTGAATGATCTTAATGAAAAACTTGCGCATCTTGCCCGCGACATGGGCCAGGACAAGATGCTCGTTTTCGAGCTTGACTCGAAAGAACGCGTTGGGCAGGACTT from Desulfurellaceae bacterium includes the following:
- the infA gene encoding translation initiation factor IF-1 — protein: MPPRRSRSRGRSRRRSQNRNTPRPERSADSDAIEMTGTVVEVLPNAFFRVKLENEHLVLAHVAGKMRKFFIKIIQGDTVTVQLSPYDLDRGRITFRRR